One region of Candidatus Omnitrophota bacterium genomic DNA includes:
- a CDS encoding helix-turn-helix domain-containing protein, with protein MDDLKKYFTVKQVSKKLDVTEKWVRDLIKAKQIKATKIGRWRVYPEDLESFIKSRSNIVS; from the coding sequence ATGGATGACCTAAAAAAATATTTCACAGTAAAACAAGTCTCTAAGAAACTGGACGTAACCGAGAAATGGGTGCGCGACCTAATCAAGGCCAAGCAGATAAAGGCAACAAAGATTGGCAGGTGGCGGGTTTATCCCGAGGACTTGGAAAGCTTTATTAAGAGCAGGAGTAACATTGTTTCATAG
- a CDS encoding M48 family metalloprotease gives MSISVETFNFLYCTILFILIAWHGFSKKSVTIDLSESSIRIILAYIVTGLIMTSSLITIAHSTFILNMRIPTNHRLLLAALPCLILVTTLLVSLVRLSKYLKKIIRTSKDYEDAEIVEKANDLSDAIGLPKAPTILFAKEKNRTPEVQSYPLLRKSFVIFPSNLRQYIERFMTKETGIEPTDANWKKHYETFRDFIILHELSHIKNKDTSYWTHSSSLITQSILWFLASVILSAHVYFGKINKFGISPLTSISGIALLFLLTASFRRTREYLSDASAMLYLSYSKSNLLSQKKPGTNKTLIETFLNWHEHQPETVSPSRGPGFSSLNRLAHPSHKKRSEAITKQEYISPKIPYPTNESIIFIAILNVILTYALLEGIGQFFTHFMPLKSVIDGWAGSTTYMIAFITPPLLSAMFLTLPIKNTISPLNNMNTYLKPIVVKTLIFTAISTLTFIFLGNTTRAMASIAESRGPYFFWFLTSFSALTVIAATLLLTLIISLVNETNPASKKLLKTLLAVTPIVIAFIVAPPLLLGFLFKPNYFLAIFSFVIAYGIWLRIPPKKNIIIWDDRSFYPKIFNRSICCEAKGHGILSRLRFAALIALFDFSIPLLLCIPIYLFLNTILDSNTLEFTRNLISASRSSELYSSKQFIILAVFFIGAFWTLYAREKDHIPSKIVNCSEMIGISELVQHKDFSRIYKTILAKTKNHLEKNKFVEFPNSNLETAYIAFCATNIIKHDTHETSLIKEQTTHFLTSLYNNKGGFGAAKGGEPRLRETYYAVEIISVLQTLKSIDKDKISEWIISCQNINDGNFVTPYFGQPSIEETFYAINTLNRLSSHIPNYEKCKQWLLTTWRKKADIENTFYLTSALPQLEPQYIEEITKKYLHINNDRFFRFRYDKDLRKIRMHLHIARQCYGLNSDEFKQLTKNTEEEIEKIIASSQF, from the coding sequence ATGTCTATTTCAGTTGAAACATTCAACTTCCTTTATTGCACCATTCTTTTCATTTTAATCGCATGGCATGGATTCTCAAAAAAATCCGTAACTATCGACCTTAGCGAATCTTCAATAAGAATTATCCTAGCCTATATCGTAACGGGGCTTATAATGACAAGCTCGCTCATAACCATTGCCCATTCCACCTTCATTCTCAACATGCGAATACCCACGAATCACCGACTGCTTCTAGCCGCGCTACCATGCCTCATATTAGTTACAACCCTGCTTGTCAGCTTAGTAAGGCTGTCAAAATATCTCAAAAAAATTATACGGACATCCAAAGATTACGAAGACGCAGAAATAGTTGAAAAAGCCAATGACCTATCCGATGCGATAGGCTTGCCAAAAGCACCAACCATCCTCTTTGCAAAAGAAAAAAACCGAACACCCGAAGTCCAATCTTACCCGTTACTCAGGAAAAGCTTTGTGATATTCCCCTCTAACTTACGACAATACATCGAAAGGTTTATGACAAAAGAAACCGGGATAGAACCCACAGATGCAAATTGGAAAAAACACTATGAAACATTTCGCGATTTTATAATTCTTCACGAGCTATCACACATAAAAAACAAGGACACCAGCTACTGGACACACTCATCGTCGCTTATAACTCAAAGTATCCTCTGGTTTCTGGCGTCTGTGATACTCTCTGCTCACGTATATTTTGGCAAAATAAATAAGTTTGGCATCTCACCCCTCACTTCTATATCAGGCATAGCATTACTCTTTTTGCTAACAGCATCATTTAGACGAACAAGGGAATACCTGTCTGACGCCTCAGCCATGCTCTACCTCTCTTATAGTAAAAGCAACTTGTTGTCCCAAAAAAAGCCGGGCACAAACAAAACGCTAATAGAAACTTTCCTGAATTGGCACGAACACCAACCCGAAACAGTAAGCCCTTCCCGCGGACCCGGCTTTTCCTCACTAAACAGGCTGGCACACCCCTCACACAAGAAGCGCTCGGAAGCTATAACCAAACAAGAGTATATATCACCCAAAATCCCATACCCGACCAACGAATCAATTATTTTCATAGCAATACTAAATGTCATATTAACATATGCCCTGCTTGAAGGCATTGGACAATTCTTCACTCATTTCATGCCATTAAAAAGTGTTATCGACGGCTGGGCGGGCTCAACAACCTATATGATAGCCTTCATTACACCACCCTTATTAAGCGCCATGTTCTTAACCCTCCCAATAAAGAACACCATAAGCCCACTAAATAACATGAATACGTACCTTAAACCAATCGTTGTTAAAACGCTGATTTTCACTGCAATCTCAACACTCACATTTATATTTTTAGGAAACACTACAAGAGCAATGGCATCTATTGCTGAATCCCGAGGCCCATATTTCTTCTGGTTCCTGACATCTTTCAGCGCGCTGACAGTCATAGCTGCCACACTTCTTCTTACATTAATAATATCCTTAGTTAACGAAACAAATCCTGCATCAAAAAAACTTCTTAAAACGCTATTAGCAGTAACACCCATTGTAATCGCATTCATAGTGGCGCCACCCCTGCTGCTGGGATTTCTTTTCAAACCCAATTATTTCCTTGCAATATTCTCATTCGTAATCGCATATGGCATATGGCTACGCATACCTCCCAAGAAAAATATCATCATATGGGATGACCGCTCTTTTTACCCAAAAATATTCAACCGCTCGATATGCTGCGAAGCTAAAGGACACGGCATATTATCCAGGCTTCGCTTTGCCGCACTTATAGCCCTTTTCGACTTCAGCATCCCTCTACTTTTATGCATACCAATATATTTATTCCTCAACACCATTCTAGACAGCAACACACTCGAATTCACGAGAAACCTAATTAGCGCATCAAGATCATCAGAGCTGTACTCTTCCAAACAATTTATTATTCTCGCAGTTTTCTTCATAGGTGCTTTTTGGACGCTGTATGCCCGGGAAAAAGACCACATTCCATCCAAGATAGTTAACTGCTCTGAAATGATAGGCATATCCGAACTCGTCCAACACAAAGATTTCTCAAGAATCTATAAAACAATTCTTGCCAAGACCAAAAACCACTTGGAAAAAAATAAATTCGTTGAATTCCCAAACAGCAACTTAGAAACCGCATATATCGCGTTTTGCGCAACAAACATCATCAAGCATGACACACATGAAACATCCCTAATAAAAGAACAAACGACACATTTCCTGACCTCACTTTACAACAACAAAGGAGGCTTTGGCGCAGCAAAAGGCGGGGAGCCCAGGCTAAGGGAAACATACTACGCGGTAGAAATAATCAGCGTGCTCCAGACCCTGAAAAGCATCGACAAGGACAAAATATCAGAATGGATAATATCATGCCAGAATATTAATGACGGCAATTTTGTCACACCGTACTTCGGCCAGCCAAGCATAGAAGAAACATTCTACGCGATTAACACTCTAAACCGTCTTTCATCCCACATCCCAAACTATGAAAAATGCAAACAATGGCTCCTGACAACATGGCGGAAAAAAGCCGACATCGAAAACACCTTCTACCTGACAAGCGCTCTCCCGCAACTTGAGCCCCAATACATCGAAGAAATCACAAAAAAATATCTTCACATAAACAATGACCGTTTTTTCCGATTCCGCTACGACAAGGACTTAAGAAAAATACGCATGCACCTGCATATAGCACGCCAGTGCTATGGGCTTAATTCAGACGAATTCAAGCAGTTAACCAAAAACACAGAAGAAGAAATTGAGAAAATAATAGCGTCGTCCCAATTTTAG
- a CDS encoding sigma-70 family RNA polymerase sigma factor — translation MEESQYAKDYEFAQHCIKNSDFDEFYKRYKANIEKTIKKRLYGEMATYLEDISQEIIMYLLYKGGLGKYQGRSRLSTWLFVVVRGRTIDFIRNITRHKESSYDPVVLNGKAKKDRSVTRKLIEEETTSLVWKTLKEMRDTWNLQKTVFMEKHHLERLTYKQIGQMFNIKQTTVYNHILKAEDKFRELFSDLNPDYEEEQI, via the coding sequence ATGGAAGAATCGCAATACGCTAAAGACTACGAATTTGCTCAACACTGCATAAAAAACAGTGACTTTGATGAATTCTACAAACGCTACAAAGCAAACATAGAAAAAACTATTAAAAAAAGATTGTACGGAGAAATGGCAACCTACCTAGAAGACATAAGCCAAGAAATCATAATGTACCTACTCTACAAAGGCGGACTTGGAAAATATCAAGGCAGATCTCGACTAAGTACATGGCTGTTCGTAGTAGTAAGGGGACGCACCATAGACTTCATCAGAAACATCACGAGACACAAAGAATCATCATATGACCCGGTAGTACTTAATGGCAAAGCAAAAAAAGACAGGTCAGTAACTCGCAAACTCATAGAAGAAGAAACCACAAGCCTTGTCTGGAAAACACTAAAAGAAATGCGAGATACGTGGAATCTTCAAAAAACGGTATTTATGGAAAAACACCACCTCGAACGACTCACATATAAACAAATCGGGCAGATGTTCAACATAAAACAGACAACAGTATACAACCACATACTCAAAGCAGAAGATAAGTTTAGAGAACTGTTTAGCGACCTAAATCCGGATTACGAGGAGGAACAAATATGA